From Abditibacteriota bacterium, one genomic window encodes:
- a CDS encoding alpha-L-fucosidase has protein sequence MKHTILTLLLCALAVLIPAAGAAAKGDTVNRAEWMAGHYGIMTHWFVYPDLALPEGTQEERTAWFNEQVDAFDVKTLMKQFDETGAEWLIFTLAQSNGYFNSANPFLDRVYPGHTPKRDLGLEIAREVKKRGKRFIIYLPGQFNNTDQYAKGLEEAFCWKKGEDNSVNPEFEDCMAALFEGYARKYGRLCDGWWIDGCYHELHREKWDWERWCRAMRSGNPDSAVALSDGSFCIGILKPLYDGCDYFGGETHDIEKGMIRIDATIGPKEDYGEGKKFYLNDEGYVRVKGERPRFFVPATQYICGQQLQSLMCLDQPWSEMPVEWNSYSAEELAMLARNMKRARGGLTINIPNTGNGSLQQSTVDKVAEMGRLIK, from the coding sequence ATGAAACACACTATACTAACATTACTGCTGTGCGCCCTGGCGGTCCTTATTCCGGCTGCCGGCGCGGCGGCAAAAGGAGACACAGTGAACAGAGCGGAATGGATGGCGGGTCATTACGGCATCATGACCCACTGGTTCGTGTATCCCGACCTGGCTCTCCCGGAGGGGACTCAGGAGGAGCGGACCGCATGGTTCAATGAGCAGGTGGACGCCTTTGACGTGAAGACCCTGATGAAGCAGTTTGACGAGACCGGGGCCGAGTGGCTCATTTTCACCCTGGCCCAGTCCAACGGCTATTTCAACAGCGCGAACCCCTTTTTGGACCGGGTCTATCCGGGGCACACTCCCAAGCGGGACCTGGGCCTTGAGATCGCCCGGGAGGTCAAAAAGCGGGGCAAGAGGTTCATCATCTATCTCCCCGGCCAGTTCAACAACACGGATCAATACGCCAAGGGCCTGGAGGAGGCCTTTTGCTGGAAAAAGGGCGAAGACAACTCGGTGAACCCGGAGTTTGAGGACTGCATGGCGGCCCTGTTTGAGGGCTACGCCCGGAAATACGGCCGCCTCTGCGACGGCTGGTGGATCGACGGCTGCTACCACGAGCTCCACCGGGAAAAATGGGACTGGGAGCGCTGGTGCCGGGCCATGCGCAGCGGCAACCCCGACAGCGCCGTGGCCCTGAGCGACGGCTCCTTTTGCATCGGCATCCTGAAGCCCCTGTATGACGGCTGCGACTATTTCGGCGGGGAGACCCACGACATCGAAAAGGGCATGATCCGCATCGACGCCACCATAGGCCCCAAGGAGGACTACGGCGAGGGCAAGAAGTTTTATCTCAATGACGAAGGCTACGTGCGGGTGAAGGGTGAGCGGCCCCGGTTTTTCGTGCCGGCCACCCAGTATATCTGCGGCCAGCAGCTCCAGTCCCTCATGTGCCTGGACCAGCCCTGGTCGGAGATGCCCGTGGAGTGGAACAGCTACTCCGCCGAGGAGCTGGCCATGCTGGCCCGGAACATGAAGCGGGCCAGAGGCGGCCTCACCATCAACATCCCCAACACCGGCAACGGCTCCCTGCAGCAGAGCACCGTCGATAAAGTGGCGGAGATGGGCAGGCTCATCAAATGA